From the genome of Solanum pennellii chromosome 6, SPENNV200:
GTGTGGTTAGGGTATTTCCATCTTCTTGttgatgaaatttcggttggtCTAGTATAACAACATTAAACCTGAATATAATACACACAACTCAGAAAAAAGCCTAATCAAATCACAATAATTCCGAATTATCCAAAATCATGATACTTACACTCTCTTAAAGTAGCCTCCATAATCTAAGTCCTGCACCTGGACAAGAAAATGAACATAATAAGTTGTTCTGTTATAAAGTCAAGAACAGAGTACAAAGTGACGCAGAGAGAATCCTTACATTAGGAATGTAATACTGGACACGAGCAATTCGAACTTCACAATTACTGCAATAGATGTAACTACGAAGACCGAAAACTAGTGGATCATATACAGAATCTTCTTGCATTGTATCAATTTACTTCTTCAACTAAGAACAAAGCGGAAGAGGAATTATCAATGGAAAAAAGACTTAAACTAATTGCGAATGTAACAAGAACAGAGCTAATGGAAAATGAGAATTTAATGGGGTTGAGAAGAGATTGTTAATatagaaaattgattttttgattCTTGAATCCAAATTGAGAAGCGCTTTGTATTGACAGTTAATTCAAAAAAGGTGGGAAATTcaactaactttttttttcttgacagGATTTTACAATTTACCCCTAAAAACTAGTCATATTGACATTCATATGCACCGACTTAAAAATGTGTAAAGAATAAAATAccttatgttttcttttcttttgctaATGAGAAGTAGAGTTATGTTTCAATAATGCTACCTGGTGTGAGTTTTGATCCCAAAAAATCAGAAATAGATTTTAGGTATTTATGTATGAACCTTTTGAGTTAGTTTGTACGTTgaacataataattttgatttaaatttaatatttaccTAGAGAAATTCATTGAATCTATACAAGGGAATTATTAAATTAGACCACATTAATGTATAAGAACAGAAATCCTTAATACATAAGCTTCAAATTTAGACTCAATCCCTAATCCTAAGTTCATCGTTTCCCCCCTTTTGCCCCCTCCACCTACTGATCCACAATTGctccaaatattaatttttgcgTTAAAAATATCCCTCCTTTCATTTATTAAAACATGATTTATCTTTACGGTTTAAAATGTGACTGAAATTTTAAAGTGATATATGTGGGGTTTCAATTAACTATGTAGATCCCCACCGAGTGTCTTTGCCTGTCTACTTGCCGATTTACTATTTTTACTTTGTAGCTTTAAAAATGTGCGCACAAAAAACAAACAATGGACTGTTATAGTGATACACAGTTAATGTCCAAAAACTTTTGCTCAAAAATTCACCTCCCAAATGTACCGGGGAACAAAAAGGATGATTTGTGCTTAAagcatattattatttatttgtctcTTTTTGGAGGGAACAGAATGGACTGTTACCCTAAATGCATTGGCCTGTACATTAACTAATGGGAAAATAAACATGTTAAGTCAACAAAtaaaaagccaaaaaaaaaaatgtcagctattttatctttttttttcttgaaaaaagcCATGAATTGAGATTCATTGCTTGTTCAATGTTTACGTAATGAATCCAGGAGTATCTCATTTGGACTAATTTCCATCAATTTTGTCGATAGAATCACTCACTTCGTTGTCAACATTTTTATACTCGTACAATGAAGCACATATAACATAATACACAAAGTTAAAAGCTCCTAAAACACTAATCACCCAGAAAACATTATCCAACCTACCATTATTTATGTTCTCAGGCAACCATCCTGTCACTCTTTGAACCAAATCCATCACCCCATTCCCTAGATAAAATGCCACTCCCATAAAAACGGCCACAACCGCGGTAGACGTGCTTTTCAACGACCCTGGAAATTCTTGATAGTAAAATCCAACGTATCCTGGAGAATGAAAAGCTAGCCCAATGCCTGAAATAGCTAGTTGTGGTGCCAGCCAGAAGACTGACATTGGCACCACAACACTATTTTGGTGCTCCAATTTTATCCTCTTTGACTCTACCAGGGCGGATAGGAACATGCTGACGACTGTCAGCACGTGTCCTATCCCAACCCGTTGGAGAGGTGTCAGAGAAATACGCATGTGCTTAGTCAACAAGGGGGATACAACTCGGTCCATGAGTGTTATTGTTATGCACGTGGAGATCAGCGTGAAGACTATAACAGAACCAGCTGGGATTTTGAAATTCGATCCTAAGTGCCTGTCCATTTTCAGGGCCTGGAGGATTGCTAAACTGGTTTGTATGACTAGTGGGGTGCAGAGAAGCAAACCAGTAGTCCATATTGGAAAAAGCTTTATCAGGATTTTCAAATCTTCTACTTGTTGTACTGTACATAGTTTCCATGGCTCAGCAGTGACTCTGTCCGGTTTCTTATCTCCTTCCGTGATCAAAGCTGCTCTGTTCAGGAACCTATGAAAACACACACACTCATTTGTCGACATTTGGAAGTGATTTTCACTTAGAATATTAAGAGCCAGGACTATAAAATCACCTAAAACAACAGGAATTAGGTGTATCAATGGTCTCTAAGCCACTAATCCTATTTAATGAGGTATTAACAACAAAAATTGTCTGAAGTTTCACCTAGTTCGAATTCCCCTGCTAACCATTATGTATATTGTAGGGAGAGTTTTGTTATACCTGAAGAATTTGCTAGGATTTGTAGGGTCATGAGCACTTGTTGAACTGTCCTGTTTTGTCATGCCATTATAATAATCTTCACCTCCTAATGACAATGGTTCTCCATGTTTCCTAATAGCAGCAACGGCAACTCGAGCCAAACTCATGAAAGGGCTTTCTTGTTGTGCCTCAATATGGCGATAGAAACGTCGTCCAGACAAGAAAATAGCCAAGCCAAAGATGTTGAAGGCGACACAGATGGCGAACCCAATTACCCAACTCACATTGTCCTCGATATACAAAAGGACTGTGCTACCAATGACATTAGATGTGTAGAGCGCAAAAGTATACCAATTGAAGAAAATCGCTTGGTGATTTGGCTTATGAAATTGATTCGCTCCCATTGATCCAATGGTGAAACGTGTTCCTCCGTTTCCCAAATATGCTAGAGCTAAAGCTGCATATAAGATTGTAAGATGGAATGTTGATGCGTTTCCGCACTCATTTGAACCATCAAAGCATTTTGGAGGTCTCAATGTGTCCATCACTGCTGTGAAGGTGAGAAGCAACACTCCCTACAAAccaatttgagaaaataaaatatgttacaTCAGATTAGTTTAACTTCTATGCGTGATCAGGCTGTCTAAAGATAACTACATGTAACCGCTTATAATAGATATAAGTAGCAAATAACATGTTCTGACAATCTATATTTTGTTTAACGACTACGATATAGCTAATTCCTGAGTGATAAAGCAAGCAACCTGCTACAGCCCCGCTAAATTCTACTCACTGAGCATGTTATACAGggttttatgaaattaatgcaGAACAAGATATTTTGCAGAAATTAAAATATCCATGACTAAAAAGGAGCTCAGTGCATTAAACTTAAAACTTGTGCTATGTCCAATTCTTTCAGTATAGTAACCAGTAAGCCATATCTCTAATAAATGTGTGTTTATTTCTTGGTATTTTGAACCGTCTTACTGGAAATTCTGCTACGCCACTGCATGTATTTAGTAACATGACTTAGCCGAAACTAATGTTTCTTTGCACCTATAGAAGAACTATCTTCACAAAATTTGACGGTTTTAAGTTAAAACTATTGAGTCAATATTTGGTTCAATTTGTTCCAATTCAACTCATTAACTTTTTACTGATTCGTTAATTTATtaactcaatttattttaattttgacggGATACACTCATCGAACGCTCTTTTCGAGAGTGACTAAATGAAAAGAGCAACTCCTAGCTAGTGTATATTCTGTAAAGTATGTCCTAcaagagaaatattttattattattattgtggtAGTACTAATTtgtcatatatttattaaaggTCTAAGTGCTTGAATAATATTGGTCGTGAAATCATTTTTCTGTTGAATTTTGTGTCAGTTTTTGTTGTAACAAATTGCTCTACtccatatatatacacatcaacatggataTTGTGCTACTCGTGTAGGGCCAGCCCTCATCTAAGCAAAAAAAAAGATGGATAACTCTGTTGGAaagcattattattattattattattattattattattattattaattgttttaaataataataataagtgagAAATACTCGAACTTAGATAGCAATGACCTAAAAAGCCGCAAACAAAGCAAGTATGAATCAGAAACAAATGATGACGTGGCGCATGTTGAGTGAAAAGAGGCTATTCCAGTCTCTTTCTTCTACTGCCACGACTTCATTTCGCATcccaaaattattaaaaatatatatacttaattctaagaattttataaagtttccacttatgaatatgtggtgcaaaaataatttaaaattccaccattttaatattttaaaattttaatagaatATTACATCTCTGTGAACttcttttctaaataaattGTGAATCAAAATgagtaaaacaaatattttaatatttgtaaaataagAATTATGTATAGattgactaaaaaaaatattttggacaAATAAATTGTGAATCTGAACAAATAACCACTACGGAAATGGGTTAATAAcgtaaaatatttcttttaattatacatcaatattaattgtatgaattattaatttataatttaaaataaatgaaaatcttGTCTAGGTTATGGTGTTATATTTGAGAATATGGACGATTTCTTATACATTACGTATACTCAAATATACGTCAAAACAAATTagtattcaattttttaaaacaaattttacaTACAAATTTAAAGAATTGTCCACATTTGCGGCTTATAATTATGGCTTTCTGTTACTCATGAATGACGTCTTTTGGCATCAAAGCTACCACAcggtttatttttaaaaaaataaaagttaattaaatttgcAATAATATATTACTTTGTTCCTTCGTTTTTATTTGACTactttcttttaaaatcatatgaattattacaaattaaattaatttaatttgcaaTAGTATATTAGTTTGTCCCTtcgtttttatttttgactagTTATTTGTACCTCTTAAATTCTGTGTCAGAGACTCTAACCAAATCCTACTACCTAAATTTAAGACGGAATATATCAGTCACCAATATTACGAAttaatatacttataattaCCTTAATAAATATACCTAAttgtataataaatatttacaaaatcgatgcatataaaactaaaaataaaatcccCAAAAGTAGTATTCCCTTTGTCCCACCGCTATCCCAATATACGTaacattcttttttaatctgtttttgttcatttttttaataaaaaatcttcgtttaaattaaaatatttttaattctatttttttatcataaacaaataatttacaattatatacaaaattaaaaatttaagtcacaaattataaaaaatattttttttcttaagaatcttatttgaattgacttttaaaaaatattttttaaattaaattgaaatgacctttaagtcaaaaatttaagtcaaaaataaaatgtaatgtaagacttaacttttttaaattattttaatttgtttaaatattttttatcttgtcaaatactttttaatttcttttaagtcatttttgatttatttattttaaatttatcaaacaCTTTCATATGTAAAAAACCAATTTATTTAACCAATTTTTAAATCACTTCAAACAATAAAATCGACTATTTAAGTCTTTATCAACTAAACTGAAACGgtgaaagaataataaaattcaaaatcaataaGCCGACCTTCCCACAAAAACGATCATAACATAACATAGAAGCCATCTATTTCTTGGGAAATGAAATGACAACTTCATCGTTTCAActtcctttttaaaataatatactttttCACATGCTAGCAATTTTTTAATTCTGTCTTAAAATTTGTAGATATTTTAATAACATTTGACGTATGGTTAGtctaatatcataaaattttaaaaaaaattaaaatttcatatcgAAGTATATTAAGTCAAGCAAATTGAAACGAAAGCATATGTAAATGAATTTTGACaaacccaaaaaaagaaaaagatgaagGAGAAATTCGTAGTTACCAGCAAAGATATGAAAGAAGAAATCCATATGACAGAGAAACATCCGAGAAAAGAATCCGCTAGCACAGCCCCCAAAACAGGAAAAATAGTGCTGCACCCATTAGCCATGTTGTACACTTTAGCAGCACTCACACTATTCATGTTGAATTCTTCTAtcaaatacactattaaattgTTATTCCATCCTGCTGCTGCCAATGATAATCCGGCCATACTCcctattcaaatttcaaatatcatCATTACCGCGCAGAATCAGAATTTTcactttaataataataatcacaaaaaaaaaaaaagttaaagataCGGTATAATTTTCTGACGAataattcaaaaggaaaaaagaagacCTATGATGAAGGGAAATGAAATCCAACCGccattgttattgttgttggtaGAAGAGTTTGGTGATGCTTCATCTACAAACGTCTGGACTGATTTCTCCATTGCTGCATTAATTATTAACTCAGTTACTTacctctttatatatatatatatatatactctcttTTTTAGTTTCTCTAGGACAACttggatatatatttttttatttttattatttgtgttgTGCTTGTTTccttggtatatatatatatagcagtGTATTCTGTTTCCAAAGTTTGGgctaaattaaattttatataagttgaATACACTATCTTATCACTATTTCTTTTGGATGCATACGACAAAAGATGCCACTATGTTTAATTTCCTCCTCCCTATCAAATCAAAGTATTtggtacttttttttatttaattaatttttaaaattaaattatattacgTTAATTtagtcttttttaaaaaagaataaaaatttaaaaattatataaaaagtattatatattataactttttgcatatgaaaatatacatcataaaatattacttaaattttttatagtttgactctaaaaaagaaaattataacaattaattaTCAACAGAGTAACTGTTAAATAAAAAGAGGAAAGTGTATCTTTTATATTTGGTAAGTTTGAAAGTTTAATACTTTTTTCGTCTACTGTTAATTGTCatactttctttttttagagtcaaattataaaagaatttgactaatattttaggATATACTTTCCATTATATTggtatgtaaaaaattatagtgtatagttcttttcatataatttttgaatatttaaattttttatttcaagtgttagaattaatataatctaatttagtttttaaaataagtcaaattgacttttaaaaagcataatataacaaataaaaatgaacggaAAAAATATATAGCTAAAAACTTTAAGATTACAAACATAAAAAACTGTgtacatttaaaatttaaaattttgagagtCGAAAAATCTCTTTATATGTTAAACTTAATATCTGATTTATTATAgtaagatatttatattttgataaagaaaatatttttaaagttaaaataaaaaaatatttttataaagattttttatttataaattcttATGTAAGTTTTTACCGACttcctataaaaaaaattgaacttgttGATAAAGTTGCTCAATTATTCACTACTTCATAATATCAAagtcattaaataatttattcgtAAGAAAAAGTTATTCAACTTAAATTcagataaaattttattttcaaacgtCAACTTAATTATTAATGGTAGAGTAAATTAAGGGCCAAAATCATTGTATAAACACCTACTAAGGTTTAAGAATCGGTTTGAATAGATTTAAAAGTCACTAAGTAATACTTTTAAGTCATTAATAAAGgttcataaaaaaaagaaagtgttTGCTCATGAATTAGTTGTATTTATGTAttgtatattttcaaaataacatGGTTTTTTGTGGATAACTATGTGCCTATTATTTGGACTTGGACATTTAACTGATGACCTTAGGGTGATATTTTaatactataaatagagatatgtAGGACATATTAAATAAGAAGGAAAATCATCTCTTTCACCGACTTATCTTccctttattattatattattctgagtttgatttataacaaaaactatttttaactTCAACgttattaaatttgaatattttaagatcatttttaaaaaattatttttttaaagttaaatcaAACGGGCTCTAAAAACGTATTTAGACATGATTTTGAACGATTAGATTAATTAAAGTTGGAATTTTTTGAGACGAAATTTGAACTTTTCGTGTTGTATTTCACTAGATTGCGTGTTTAGATCTAGAACttgtcatttttctttataCATTTGAAGTTCTTTATGTCTTCTTATagacttaattttaatttattttctccaataaaattaattaaaacatttatgaaatatttaatattattaatttttgaaatttattttgaatacattttaaaatgcAAATTactcatgaatttttttatataatttttatgaaaatgtatAATAGTGAACCGATTAAAAAACACTTTAAATCCTGCTagtaatttagtaattttaattattaattatataatgaaCTTCTTGTAACAAATAACATTATTAATGGAGTAACAGCCCTACCTtatgattttcaaatttatttttattttatctcgaTCGTTTATAATTATGAGGAACACTTCCCGAGGCAAAAGTTCCTTACTCGGCCTTCCCTGATAAAGATggtaatttttaattagttttgaCAAAAGTTGTATATGTGCCTTTTTCAATCAGCTGCTTATTGttaatttaaaacttatgttttaattaaacatCCGATAATTTATTTACGAAATTAAGTTTACCACTCAAAAACTTTTCAATATTAACATGCGAATcgcaataaaataaaaagcttaccttcttttttccaaaaacataatctatatatataaattcttttgtaaaaatatttgtcGTTCTCTTTAAATGGCATAAAATCAGCTGTAGCACATTCTTTTTTTCCCCACCAATTGCAAATTAACTATAAGAGGATACACATTATAATGTGACATGTGCTATTCGATGGATATCGCTTGATATAACATTTTGCATGCTATGGATGATAAGATGTTCAAGAGTCAACCAATCGATTAGTCATTTTTTGAgctaaaatttttataaaattttaaaatatataaagaatttgacgaatttatataaaaattttaattttaatattatacatgttatataattatttgtttcaAGTAGGTTCAGATGAAATTCTTTGAATCCTATTTAGCAACCAACCAATTAAATTTAGAGTCTGAtcctttataataatattaaattacataaaaattattgaaatcacgtaaattcaaaaatataaacttatttcgCGCTCTAGCTCGGCACCCGAAAACAAACGTTTTGTCGTTCTCATATATGGGATAAACTCACCACTCACTAATTTCCTATTGCGGTGTGTGTGTGTAGCCCGACATGTTATCTGATCTGACACTTGCACTTTTCTTTTTCGGCACAAAGAAATAATCCATGTATTGAATCTGCTCTAtatgtattttgttttcttaattatttaaaaaaaaaagttataa
Proteins encoded in this window:
- the LOC107022742 gene encoding protein NRT1/ PTR FAMILY 2.3-like, with protein sequence MEKSVQTFVDEASPNSSTNNNNNGGWISFPFIIGSMAGLSLAAAGWNNNLIVYLIEEFNMNSVSAAKVYNMANGCSTIFPVLGAVLADSFLGCFSVIWISSFISLLGVLLLTFTAVMDTLRPPKCFDGSNECGNASTFHLTILYAALALAYLGNGGTRFTIGSMGANQFHKPNHQAIFFNWYTFALYTSNVIGSTVLLYIEDNVSWVIGFAICVAFNIFGLAIFLSGRRFYRHIEAQQESPFMSLARVAVAAIRKHGEPLSLGGEDYYNGMTKQDSSTSAHDPTNPSKFFRFLNRAALITEGDKKPDRVTAEPWKLCTVQQVEDLKILIKLFPIWTTGLLLCTPLVIQTSLAILQALKMDRHLGSNFKIPAGSVIVFTLISTCITITLMDRVVSPLLTKHMRISLTPLQRVGIGHVLTVVSMFLSALVESKRIKLEHQNSVVVPMSVFWLAPQLAISGIGLAFHSPGYVGFYYQEFPGSLKSTSTAVVAVFMGVAFYLGNGVMDLVQRVTGWLPENINNGRLDNVFWVISVLGAFNFVYYVICASLYEYKNVDNEVSDSIDKIDGN